AGTCGAGCACCTGGGTCCCGGTCGGCACCTCGTGCACCTGCAGCGGGATGTACTCGCCGACGATGTCCAGGGTGGCGCGCACACCGTCGCCGGTGATGCTCCGGCACAGCGGGTACAACCGCTCCACCAGCGCGTGCATCTCCTTGCCGGGATCGGACACGGTCATCGGCGCCACCGCAGGGTGTCGTCGACGGAACCGGTCTCGGACGCCGAGCGCAGCACGGCGAGGCGGGTGAAGCGCCGCTCGAAGTCCTCCCGGCTCAGCCCGTGCTTCCGGTATGCGTCGGCGAGTTCGAGCGCGCCCCGCTCCACCGTCCACTCGCAGTCGAAGCCGGGGATCGCGGCGCGGAACCGGGAGAAGTCCACCCGGTACGACCGCGGGTCGGCGCCGTTCTCCCCGGTGATCCGCACCTTCGCGCCGTCCACCGCCTCGGCGACCTGCTCGGCGATCTCGGCGACCGTGACGTTGTTGGCCTCGCTGCCGATGTTGAACGCCCGGTCGTGCACGGCCTCGCGCGGCGCGGTCAGCGCGGCCGTGAAGGCCCGTGCGATGTCGGCGGCGTGCACCAGGGGGCGCCAGGGGGTGCCGTCGGAGAGGACGAGCACCTCGCCGGAGAGGAGGGCGTGGCCCACCAGGTTGTTCAGCACGATGTCGGCGCGCAGCCGGGGCGAGTAGCCGAAGGCGGTGGCGTTGCGCATGTACACCGGGGTGAAGTCGCCGTCGGCGAGCGCGTGCAGGTCGTCCTCCACCCGCACCTTGGACTCCGCGTACGGCGTCACCGGGCGCAGCGGGGCGTCCTCGCCCACCAGTTCGTCGCCGCCGGCGGCGCCGTAGACGGAGCAGGTCGACGCGTACAGGAAGCGCCGTACCCCGGCGTCGCGGGCGAGGCGGGCGAGCCGTACCGACGCGTGGTGGTTGATGTCGTAGGTGAGGTCGGGCGCCAGCGATCCCAGCGGGTCGTTGGACAGCGCGGCCAGGTGGATCACGGCGTCCACTCCGGCCACGTGCTCGGCCGTGACGTCCCGCAGGTCCACCCGGTGCCCTGCCGGGTCCGCCGGCGACGGGCCGAGGACGCAGTCCGCGAACAGGCCGGAGTCAAGGCCGACGACCTCGTGCCCGGCGGCCGCGAGGACCGGGGCCATCACGGTGCCCAGGTAGCCCTGGTGTCCGGTCAGCAGTACGCGCAAGGTTCATTCCCCCAGGTTGAGAGTGAGTTTGGTGACGGCGAACGCCTCGGCGTACCGCGCCTGGCATTCGATGCCACGAATCCGGGCGAGGCCGAGGAAGGCCTCCCGGTCGTACCAGGGCCGGTGCCGCTGCGAGGCGTAGTGCTCCTGCAACAGCCGCACCTTCTCTTCGGCGACCTCCGGCGACAGCGGCTGGTACGCCGACATGCGGCCGAGATCGCCGTCCCACTTGACGATCTCGTAGCCCAGGACGAGATGGTCGCGGAAGGCGGTGGGGATCAGCTGCGCCAGGCCCCGGTGGTCCTGGTGCGCGTCGTCGGTCCGCGGGGCCAGGATCAGATCCGGGTCCGTCCCCGCGCGCAGCTCTTCGACCGCGGCCTTGGCCTCGTCCCAGTGCACGGGCATCCGGCCGTCCGGCAACTTGAGGACGGTCAGGTGCAGGTCGGCGCCCGGGCAGAAGGCGGCGAGCGCGGCCCGCTCCTCCTCCTCCCGCTCGCCGCCACCGCCGGAGAGCACCAGCGCGTCGACCCGGATGCCCGGCCGCGCGAGGCACAGCGTCAGAAGGGTGCCGCCGGCGCCGATGGCGATGTCGTCGCAGTGCGCCCCCACCGCGACGATCCGGTCCAGACGCCCGGTCTTGAGCCGGATCACGCGCCCACCCCGGCGTTGTCCCGCTCCCACACGGCCCACGGCCGGTCGCCCCGGGCGTAGGCCTCGTCGAGCGCGGCCCGCTCCTTCACGGTGTCGGTCGGCTTCCAGAAGCCACGGTGCTGGTACGCCGCCAGACGGCCCTCCTTGGCCAGGCCCGAGCAGCCGTCGGCGACCAGGTCCCCGTTCTCCGGTATGTGGTCGAAGACCTCCTGGCGGAGCACGAAGTAACCGCCGTTCTCCCACAGCGGCATGTCGGCCACCGCGGTGATGCCCCCCACCAGGCCGTCCTCGCCCAACTCCACGCAGTGGAAGGAGGACTGCGGCGGCACCACCATCATCGACGCACCGGCGTCGCGCGCGGCGAACCGGTCGATCATCTCGTCCAGCGGCGCGTCGGTGAGCACGTCGGCGTAGTTGGCGAGGAACATCTCGTCGCCGTCCAGGTGGTGACGCACCCGGCGCAGCCGCTCCCCGATCGGCGACTCGATGCCCGTCTGCGCGAACGTGATCGTCCAGTCGGATATGTCGGTGGACAGCAGCTCGGTCCGCCCGCCCCGCAGCACGAAGTCGTTGGACGTCGTCTCCTCGTAGTTGAGGAAGAAGTCCTTGATGTGGTGGGCCCCGTACCCGAGGCACAGGATGAACTCGGTGTGCCCGTAGTGCGCGTAGTAGCGCATGACGTGCCAGATCAGCGGCCGCGGGCCGACCATCGCCATCGGCTTGGGCACGTCGTCGGAGGTTCCGTTGCGCATCCGCATCCCGTAACCGCCGCAGAACAGTACGACCTTCATCGCGCGACCTCGACAATGCTCAGTTCCGGGATGGGGAAGACAAGGCGGCCGCCCCACTCGTGCACGAAGGACAGCTGCTCGACCAGCTCGGCCCGCAGGTTCCACGGCAGGACGAGGACGTAGTCCGGCTTGTCCTCGGCGATCCGCTCGGGCGGCAGGATCGGGATGCGGGTGCCCGGGGTGTACCTGCCGTGCTTGTAGGGGTTGCGGTCGACCGTGTACGCGAGCAGGTCGGGCCGGATGCCGCAGTGGTTGAGCAGGGTGTTGCCCTTGCCCGGGGCGCCGTAGCCGACGACCGTCTCGCCGCGCTCGGCCGCCTCGATGAGGAACTTGAGCAGGTCCCGGCGCACCTTCGCCACCCGGGCGGAGAACTCGGCGTACCCGGACAGTTCCTGCAGCCCGGCGGCCTTCTCCCGGTCGAGGACCTCGGCCACGCGGCCGGACGGTTCGCCGGCCGCCGCGGTCGGCCGGGCCCACAGCCGGATGGAACCGCCGTGCGTGGGCAGCAGCTCGACGTCCACGAGCGTGAGCCCGCCGCTCGCGAGGGCCCGGATCGCGGAGGCGACCGTGTAGTACTGGAAGTGCTCGTGGTAGATCGTGTCGTACTGGTTCTCCTCGATCAGCGTCAGCAGGTGCTGCACCTCGATGGAGACCCAGCCGTCGTCGGCCACCAGGGCCCGGAGGCCCTGCGTGAAGCCGACGACGTCGGGGATGTGCGCGTACACGTTGTTGGCCACGACCAGGTCCGCCGGGCCGTGCTCGGCGCGGACGGCCGCACCGGTGTCCGGGGACAGGAACTCCGTGAGCGTGGGCACGCCCGCGTCCCGCGCGGCGGCGCCGACGTTCACCGACGGCTCGATGCCGAGGCAGCGGATCCCCCGGTCCACGACGTGCTTCAGCAGGTAGCCGTCGTTGCTCGCGACCTCGACCACGAAGGAGTCGGGGCCGAGGCCCGCCCGCTGCACGGCGTCGGCGACGAACACGCGCGCGTGCTCCACCCAGGAGGTCGAGAAGGAGGAGAAGTACGCGTACTCCTTGAACGTCTCCTCCGGCGTGATCAGCGGAGGTATCTGCGCGAGCCAGCAGTCGGTGCAGACCCGCAGGTGCAGCGGGTACGCGGGCTCCGGCCGGTCCAGTTGCTCCGCGGTCAGAAAGCTCTCGCACGGCGGGGTCGCCCCCAGATCGACGACGCTCCCCAGAGCGGCCGAACCGCAGAGTCGGCATCGTGTCATCTACTTCCCCCCATCTCCGCTCGCGCGGGTGACCCGTCGCGAGTCGGCGTTGTCGTTCCCCACCGGCGGCGCGCTGTGCCCGCCGCCCGACCGCCCCGCGATCGCGGTGCGGTACTCCTCCAGCAGGCGCTCCAGGCCGACGGCGGGGCTGAACCCTTGCTCGTAACGGCGCCGGGCCGCCCGGCCCATCTCCTGGTTGCGGTCCGGCTCGGCCGTGATCCGGCGTATGCAGGACGCGAGCGAGGCGGGCTCGCCCGGGCGGTGCAGCAGCCCGGTCACCCCGTCCTCGACGAGTTCGACGAAGCCGCCGTGACCGGCGGCGACGGCCGGGACCCCCGCCGCCATGGCCTCCGCGACCACCAGGCCGAACGTCTCCCTGGCCATCGACGGGGCCAGGACGGCGACCGACCGCGCGACGGCCTTCCGGACCTCCGCCGGGTCGTACAGCCCGGCGTACCGGACGTCGTCCCGGCCCGCCGCCCAGGCGGTCACCTCCCGCTCCAGCGGCCCCGCGCCGGCGAGCACGAGCGGCACGCCCACCCCGCCGTCCGCGGCGATCTCGTCCCACGCGGCCATGAGCAGCCGCACGCCCTTGGCCTCCGCGAGGCGGCCGAGGAAGAGCAGATGCTCACCGGCGCCCGTCCGGACGGTGCCCGGGTCGGGCACGAAGTTGTGCTTCACCGTGAGGCGTTCGGCCGGCATGCCGGACCGCACCAGGAGGTCGCGCTGCGCCGCGGAGATGCAGAAGAACCGCTCCACGCCCGACCACCACCGCCGCCGGTTGACCGACAGGCTGACCGCGAGCGGAACCGTCGCGAGCCGGGAGTTCCGGTAGCAGCCGTGCCGGATCGCGGGCAGCGACGCCGCAGACCCGACGCACTCGGTGCACGGCCGGCCGTCCCGGTGCAGCGTGCCGGGCGGGCAGACCTGCGTGTAGTTGTGCAGCGTCGCGACGACGGGCACGCCCACGTCGGCGCACGCGGCGAGCACCGCGGGCGAAAGCAGCGGAAAGACGTTGTGGACGTGCACCACGTCCGGCCGCTCGGCGCGCAGCCGGGCGGCGAGCTCCGTACGGACCGCCGGGTTCCACGGCACGAGCAGCGGCACCGCGGCCTTGCCGAGCAGGGACCGGGCGGCGATGTCGTCGCTGCGCCGCTCGAACAGCTCGACGCGGTGGCCGGCCGCGCGCAGCAGCCCCACCTCCTCGTCGACGACCCTGTTCTCCCCGCTCGGCTGCGCCGAGGAGTAGCGGTTGTGCACCACCAGGACATGCATGCTCAGATCACCTCCGGGCCCATCGAGGGACGCGTCGTCGGGGAATGTCGGACTTTTGACGGGGAATGCCGGTCGCCGGGAGCGGCGCGGCCGGGGCGGGCGCCGCGAGCAGCGAGGCGGCCAGGGCCAGGTGCAGCAGATACGCCGAGGCGTCGCCGAGACCGACCTCGGTGTACGACGAGATCGCGCAGTAGCTGATCAGGAAGATCGCGCAGGCCCTCGACAGCGACGGCGGCCGCAGCAGCGCGATGCCGCCGAGCGCGAGGAGGAACGCCGCCACGACGGCGACGCCGAGCAGACCCTGCTCGTTGTAGACGGCCAGCCAGCTGTTGTCGATCGGCAGCCCGTCCCACGACTTGTCGCCCAGGCCCAGGCCGAAGACCGTGTCCCCGGTCGTCCGGGGCGCCGAGAGGAGGGAGTCCCAGACCTTGGCCCGGCCGGTCAGGTTGGAGAAGTTCTCCTGGCTCTGCCCGCGCAGGAACCACGTCCGCAGCGCGGAGCCGAACACCACCGCGGCCACCGCGGCGCACAGCACCGCCCAGGCGAAGAACCGGCGGGCGGCGGCGCTGGTCAGGAACAGGGAGCCGATCGCCAGGACCAGGCCGATGATCATGCCGAGCGTCGCCGTCCGGGTGTGGGTCATGGCGAGCAGCACGAACGACGGCACGATGACCACCGCCGCGCCGGCCACGGTGGTCCGGCGGCCGAGGAGCAGCAGCACGGAGAGCCCGATGATCACCGCGGAGTACTGCCCGATCTGCGGCGGCGTCAGCGGCCACAACGCCCCCACGAGACGCCCGCCGTAGTACTCGGGCATGGCCGTGCCCGGCGAGATGACCAGGCCGGCGGCCACCAGGACGAGCACCGCGAAGTACCAGCGGATGTGGTACCGGACGAACCTCGGGCTGCCGTCCCACCAGCGGCTGAGCAGCCACAGCGTGCCGACGAAGAGCGCCAGGCGCGCGCAGCGGAACAGCGCGCCGGCCCCGGCGTCCACGCTGGAGATCAGGCTCGGCACGAGCAGCAGGGTCAGCAGGAACACGAAGGCGCTGGGCCGGATCCGCAGCCGGAGGTTGACCGTGAGCGCCAGCGTGAACGCGCCGACCAGCGCTCCCATGGTGACCATCTGGATGAGGGAGCGGGGGATCGGGACGACGGTCTTCGCCCCGGCGGAGCCGAGCACGTTGAGGGCGAGGAGCGCCCAGGCCGTCCCGACCGCCTTCGGGGTGTGGTCCGTGCCCGCCTCGACGGCCGCCGGCACGGTGTCCGTACGCATCTCAACCACCGTCCTGCGTGCGGAAGGTGCTGTCCGCGTCCTGCCGGTACGGCGCGCCCTGCCACTGCCCGGAGCCGAGCGTCCGGCCCGCGTCGTGGGCGACGAACGTCCACGGCCCGACGTAGACGTTGTCGTGCCAGCGGTTGTCCTGGTGGAGGGTGATCGCCCGGGCCACCCGGTCGCCCTTGTACGGCGACCAGTCCGGAGAGGTGCCGTCGTTGGAGAGCACCGCCATCCGGTCGCACAGGACCGTGCAGTCGAGGACGGACTTGTCGAGGACGAAGCGGTTGCCGTGGATGTCCACCCGCTGGGTCTTCCACCGGCAGTCCGCGTACAGCGGCGCGGTCGCGATCCCGGGCTGCGCGCAGCGCTTGACGTCCTTCACCAGCAGGGTGCAGTAGCCGGTCGAGGTGTTGGCCGGGCTGTTGCAGAACCGGTCGGCGTTCTCCCACAGGGTGATCCCGGACCAGTTGTTCTCGAGCAGGTTCCCGTAGATCTCGATCCTGTCCGTGCGGGCGTGGATCCGCGGCTCGCCGCCGGCCTCGGACACGTAGACGGTCGCGTACGGGAAGTCGTCGCCGTCCTTGACGCCCGCGCGGCCCTCGACCCAGTTGTTCCGCCGGATCGTGTTGTTCCGGATGACGGCGTTGTAGCTGGTCTCGTACATCAGGGCGGCACCGTCATTGGCTTCGAGGACGTTGTCCTCGAAGAGGAAGTCGTTGTTGTTGTTGTCCGCCCACAGCCCGACGCCCCGGTTGTCGTGCACCCAGTTGCCGCGGACGTCGGCGCCGTCGACCGCCCAGAACTTCATGCCTCCCGTGCAGCCGCAGCCCGGCTGCTTCCGCTCCCAGTCGTCGGTGTTGTTGCCCGTGATCTCGTTGCCCTCGACGACCAGGCCCTTGATGGAGTCACCGGCCTTGTAGGCGTTCATCGCGTACTGCCCGTTGTCCCGCAGACAACTGGAGCGGACCTGCTGGCGGGCACCGGCCATGAGACCGGCGCCGGAGTTGTCCCGGATCGTCGCGTGCTCGATCACCCATCCGTCGGCCGAGTCGTGGTTGACCACGCCCTCGTCCTGCGGCGCGGTGAAACCCCGCACGGTCAGGTACTTGATCGTGACGTCGCGGGCGGTGCCGCCGAACGCGTAGTCGTTGGTCTTCGCGCCGTCGAGCACCGCGCCCGGCGCCCCGAGGTACGTGTTCCCCTCCTTGGGGAGGACCTGGTCGTACTCGCCCGGGTCCAGCCTGTGCCGGCCCGGCCGCAGCCAGAACGTGGTGTGCGGGGGGCTGTCCTCGGTCTTCGCGGCCAGGTCACCGACGACCCCGGGGTCCACCGTCACCGCGCCCGCCGGCGCCTGCGCCGGCCCGGCCGCGGGCTCGGCGCACACCCGGGCCACGGCCACGGACGCGGACGTCGAAGGGCCGGCGGCCGGCTTCGACCCCGCGTCCGGCGTGCCGCTCTCGCAGCCGGTCGCCGTGAGCAGCGCAAGCGCCAGCAGTGCCGCCGGCACCGCCCGGTGCCGCCACGTGATCCCCAAGGTCCTCCTCCCTAGCCGTGGAACCCGAGTACGGAGACGAACTCCGCGCCGTCGGCGGAGCCCGTGCCGACGAGCGTGGTGGCGGGCTCCTTGCGCCCGAAGCCCGCGGAGTACCAGCCCAGCGGAGGCTCGGTCTCGCCGCGGTGCGCCCGCCAGGACAGCTGCGCGGGCAGGTCGAGCACCGCGGAGCGGTCCTCGCCGTCCACGGTCCAGGTGAGCACCGCCCGGCTCCCCACCAGCTCGGCGGCGACCGTCGGGCCGAGGTGGAACGCCAGCTCCACGGCCGTGCGCGGGTCGCCCCGCACCTCGTCGACCACCCGCAGCTCCCGGCTCGCGGCCGTCAGCTCCACCCGGCGGCGGTGCACGGAGGGCCGGTAGCCGTCGTGCTCGGCGCACCAGCGGGACACCTCCGGGTTCGAGGTGTCCGCGACCAGGACACGGCTCTCGGCGTGCCGGGTCCACAGGAACGGACCGCCGGAGACGGACTGGTCACGGCCGTCGAGCCGCAGGGTGTTGTGGCCGAGGGTCGACCGGAAGTACTGCCGCCACTCGGGCTGCCCGTGGTAGCAGAACGTCCCGGGGTCGGCGAGCACGTCGACCCCGTCGTGCCGGACCTCCACGGACAGGGCGTCCGCGTGCCCGTGCGCGGCGATGGACAGGAAGCCGTGGGGGCCGCCGTCGCAGCGGACCCAGATCCCTCCGGGACCCCTCAGGATCGTCATGCCCGCGTCGGGGAAGTGGACCGGTCGGCTCTTCGGCCGCTTCACGGCCGGTTCCGCGGGCCTGAGGAGCGCGGTGAGCAGCGGGGTGCGCACATCGGTGCCGGTCACCTCCGGCCACCAGGCGAGCCGGCCGAACACGGCGTCGCCGGTGGCGAGGAGCGAGCCCCAGCGGTCGGTGCCCGCGCCGTCCACGATCAGTCCGTGGCCGTCGTCCGAATCCCCCTGGCGCGGCGGCCGCAGCCGGCCGTCCACGACGGCCGCGAGCGCGTCGGTCATCCGCAGCAGCACGAGCCGGACCGTCGCGGGCACCGGCACGCCGGCGGCGTCCGCCTCGGCCAGCGCGGCCAGGCCGAGTTCGAGGACGAGGCCGTGGTACTCGGAGGCCAGCTCGCGGTTGAGGCCGGACAGGAAGGTGTTGCTCCGCAGATGCCGGTCGAGGGACCGCAGCGCGTCCTCCCGCCAGCGCGCCGAGGAGGGGAACCAGTCGAACGCGCAGGCCGCGGCGAACTGCCCGGCGGCCTCGGCGATGACGTGGTTGTTCGCCGAAGAACCCCGGCTGGGGAACGCGGCCAGCCAGCGCTGGTGGTACCAGACCTGGCGGAGCGCCACCGGGTTCTCCTCGAACAGCGCGGCCGCGCCCGGCCAGCCGTCGAGCAGCCGGCGGACCCACACCCAGGAGAGCAGCCGGATGCCCAGCTCGATGCCGCTGGTCCAGTGCACCCCGCGCAGCGGCGCGTTGGCCGCCCACCACGACCGCAGGTGGCCGGCCACCCGCTCCGCGTACCGCTCGTCCCCGGTGATCGCGTAGGCGGCGGCGAGGACGGTGAGGTGCTGGTGCCGGGACGGCTCCCAGATCTGCTTGATGTCCCCGACCGTCTCCTCGTCCCGGTACGGCACGTCGAAGGCGTACCCCGACGGGGCCCGCCGCCCGGTCTTCGGGTCGTAGAACCAGTCCGGGTCGACCAGGTCGTCGCGCTCCACCCCGAAGTACTCGGCGTGCCCGGCCATCAGCCGGTCCGCCTCGGCGACGAGGCGCTTCGCGGCGTCCGGAGCCACCCCGTCGAGCGCCCCGGCGGGGAGCACGGCGGTGAACCGGGCGCCGGTCACGCCCGGGAAGTCCGGCCGCGCCGTGCGCCACCGCCGCCTGCGCACCGCGTCGACCGCCCGGCCGCCGACCTCCTGCGGCCCCATGGCGGACAGTCGGCGCAGGTACCAGCCCGCGCTCATCGTCATCGGCGCTTCTCCAGCGTCACCGGCGCGCCGCCCGCCAGACCGGCCGGCACGGCGAGGGTGGCCGCCGTGGTGGCGACGAGCGACTCCAGCGGCACCGGCATCGGCCCGCCGGTCCGCACGGCCCTGACGAACGCGGCCAGTTCGGCGTTCTGGCCCTTGTCGCGGGCCTTGGGCAGCCGCGAACTGACCCACTTCTCGGGACCGTACACCGAGGCACGCACGAAGTCGTCGAGCCGCAGCACCTTGCCGTCGGCGACCAGGTCGAGGGTCTCCTTGGGGAAGCCGGACGCACCGGTGGTGACGTAGCTGATGGTGGCGGTGGACCCGTCCGGGTAGCGCAGGACGACCTGGAGGTCCTCGTTGCCGGGGGTGGCCACCGCGTACACCGAGACGGGGTCGGCGTCGAGCAGCCAGCTCGCCGTGTCGACGAAGTGCCCGCCCTCGCCGGCGAACCGCGAGCCCTCGCTGCCCTGCCGGAGGTACCAGCTGCCGTGCTCCAGACGGCCGGCGTTGACCAGGTAGCGGAGGTTCGCCGGACCGGTCCTGGCACCGAACCGCTTCTTCGCCTCCTGCAGCAGCGGCGCGAACCGGCGGTTGAAGCCCACCTGCAGCCGGTCGTTGCCGGACTCCTCCACCGTCGCCAGGACACCGGCCAGCTCGTCCTCGCCGAGCGCCAGCGGCTTCTCCACGAACACGGCCTTGCCGGCGAGCAGCGCCTTCTTCGTCAGGTCGGCGTGCGAGCTGTGGCGGGTGACCACGAACACCGCGTCGATGGACGTGTCGCCGAGCACGGCGTCGAGGTCGGTGGTGGCCCGGGCGAAGCCGAACTTCCGCTGGGCGTTGGCCGCGGACAGGGCCGTCGTGGTGACGACCGTGGACAGCTCGACGCCCTCGCGCCCGGTCAGGTGCGGCAGCAGCATCGACGTGGCGTAGTTTCCGGCGCCGACGAACGCGAGCCGTACCGGCGATCCGGCGGGCCGGGCCTTCGTCCGCTTGACGTTCACCGCGGGCACGGCCACCGCCGGCGCCTCCGCGGCCTTCTCCGCCTGCTCGGCGTACCGGAACAGCACGGCCACGGCCTTCAGCTCGCCGTCCTTCAGCGACCGGTACGTCTCGACGGCGTCGTCGAAGGCGGCGACGTGCGAGACCAGGGGCTCCACGTCGACGCTGCCCCGGGCCATGAGGTCGAGGAAGCACGCCAGGTTCCGGCGCTCGGTCCAGCGCACGTAGCCGATCGGGTAGTCCCGGCCCTCCAGCTCGTACTCCGGGTCGTAGCGCCCCGGGCCGTAACTGCGGGAGAACCGGACGTCGAGCTCCTTCTCGTAGTACGCGTTCCACGGCAGGTCCAGACGGCACTTGCCGATGTCGACGACCCGTCCGCGGTCCCGGCACAGCCGGGCGGCCAGCTCGACGGGCTGGTTGCTGCCGCCACCGGCCGCCAGATACACCTGGTCCACCCCGTGACCACCGGTGAGCTCGGCGACGGCGGCCTCCACGGAGGCCGACCCGGGATCGCCGCAGGCCGCGGCGCCCAGGCGCTCGGCGAGCTCGCAGCGCGCCGGGTCGGGGTCGGCGCCCACGACGCGGACCCCCGCGGCGGTGAGGAGCTGCACCACCAGCTGCCCGATCAGACCGAGGCCGATGACGAGCGCCACCTCGCCGAGCTGCGGCTCGCCCTGGCGGACGCCCTGGAGCGCGATGGACCCGACGGTGCCGAAGGCCGCGTGCCGCGGCGCGAGGCCGTCCGGCACCGGGGTGTAGAGGTTCTTCGGCACCCAGTTCAGCTCGGCGTGCAGCGCGTGCTCGTTGCCGGCGCAGGCCACGAGGTCGCCGACCTTCACGTCGTGGATCCCGGCGCCGACCTGCTCGACCACCCCGCACAGCGAGTACCCGAGCGGCGTGTACGAGTCCAGCTTGCCCATCACCTTGCGGTACGTGGCGGGCACCCCGTTGGTGGCCACGCTCTGCACGACCTTGGCCACCTGGTCGGGGCGCGAGCGGGCCTTGCCGAGCATCGACATCCCGGCCTCGGACACCTTCATGAGCTCGGTGCCGGTGGATATCAACGAGTAGGCGGTCCGGACGAGGACACCGCCCGGCTTGCACCCCGGCACCGGCACGTCGAGCACGGCCAGTTCGCCGCTCTTGTAGTTCTGTACGACCTGTTTCACCGAAGTCCTCTTGTTCTCTACGCCGTCGCGGGGGAGTTCTGGTCGTTCTCTACGTCGTCGCCGGGGAGCCCTGGCCGGACCGGGAGGTCGCGCCGCGGTACCAGTACTCGAGGGTCAGCACGTGCCACAGATGCTTGGAGTGGTCCCGGTGCCCGGCCGCGTCCTCCGCGGCGAGCCGCTCCAGGGCGTCGCGGCGCAGGAAGCCGGAGCGGACGAGCTCGCCGTCGTGGATCACCTCGCGCACCAGCGGGGCCAGGTCGCGGCTCATCCAGGCGCGCAGCGGGGCGCTGAACAGGCCCTTGGGCCGGTACACGATCTCCCGGGGCAGCACCGAGGTCGCCGCCTCCTTGAGGACGGCCTTGCCCTGCCGGCCGACGATCTTGCGGTCCCCGGGCACGGTGAACGCCGCCTTGACCACCTCGACGTCCACGTACGGCACCCGCACCTCGGTCGACGCGGCCATGCTCGACCGGTCCGTGTACGCGAGGTTGAGACCCGGCAGGAACATCCGGGAGTCGCCCAGGCACATGCGGTTGACGAAGTCGTCCAGCTCGTTGTCCTCGTAGACGTCCGCGTGCTCCGTCAGCACGTCGTCGACCGTCCCGGCCAGGTCCGGATCGATCAGGCCGAGCAGCTCGTCCCGGTCGTACATGGTGTAGCTCCGCCGGAACGCGGTCTCCTCCGGCAGATCGGCGAAGGACAGGAACCGCTTCGCGAAGCGCACCGACCGGTACCCCCGGCGGGCCGAGGCGACCGGCAGCAGGTCCACGGCCCTGGACAGGCCGCTCCGCAGGGGCCGCGGGACGCGCTGGTAGCGCAGCGCGATCAGATTGGCCAGGTGCTTGCGGTATCCGGCGAACAGCTCGTCGGCGCCCATCCCCGAGAGCATCACCTTCACCCCGGCCTCCCGGGCGGCCGAGCAGATCAGGAAGGTGTTGATCGCGGCGGGGTCGCCGATCGGCTCGTCCAGGTGGTACGTCATCCGCGGCAGCAGGTCAAGGACGTCCGGAGCGATCTCGATCTCGCGCAGGTCGACGCCGAACCGCTCGGCCACCTGCCGGGCGTAGCGCAGGTCGTCCGGCATCGCCTCGAACTTGGCGTCCTCGGCACGGAACCCGATCGTGTAGGCCGAGATCCCCGGCTGCTCGCGGGCCGCGAGCGCCGTCAGGTAACTGGAGTCGAGCCCGCCCGACAGGAAGGTCGCCACGGGGACGTCGGACAGCAGATGACGCCGGGTCGACTCCTCCACGATCGCGGCGAGATCCGGCAGCTCACCGGCCAGCGCCCGCTCCCGGCCCTCGGCGGCGACGTCCTTCAGGTGCCAGAACCGGCCGCGCTCCACCCGGCCGTCCGGCCGGACCCGCAGCCAGCTCCCCGGCGGCAGCTTCTCCGCCTCGCGGAACGCGCACCGCGAGTCCGGAACCCAGTAGTAGAGCAGCGAGGCCACCAGGGCCGCGTGGTCCACCTCCAGGGATCCGCCGGTCACGGCGGCGAGCGCCTTGAGCTCCGAGGCGAACACCAGACCCTCGCCGCGCCGCAGCAGGAACAGCGGCTTGATGCCCAGCTGGTCGCGGGCGAGCACCAGCTCACCGGTGCGCTCGTCGAAGATCCCGAACGCGAACATGCCGCGCAGCCGGGGCAGGCAGTCCGTGCCCCAGCG
The DNA window shown above is from Streptomyces vietnamensis and carries:
- a CDS encoding NAD-dependent epimerase/dehydratase family protein; translation: MRVLLTGHQGYLGTVMAPVLAAAGHEVVGLDSGLFADCVLGPSPADPAGHRVDLRDVTAEHVAGVDAVIHLAALSNDPLGSLAPDLTYDINHHASVRLARLARDAGVRRFLYASTCSVYGAAGGDELVGEDAPLRPVTPYAESKVRVEDDLHALADGDFTPVYMRNATAFGYSPRLRADIVLNNLVGHALLSGEVLVLSDGTPWRPLVHAADIARAFTAALTAPREAVHDRAFNIGSEANNVTVAEIAEQVAEAVDGAKVRITGENGADPRSYRVDFSRFRAAIPGFDCEWTVERGALELADAYRKHGLSREDFERRFTRLAVLRSASETGSVDDTLRWRR
- a CDS encoding PIG-L deacetylase family protein; the protein is MIRLKTGRLDRIVAVGAHCDDIAIGAGGTLLTLCLARPGIRVDALVLSGGGGEREEEERAALAAFCPGADLHLTVLKLPDGRMPVHWDEAKAAVEELRAGTDPDLILAPRTDDAHQDHRGLAQLIPTAFRDHLVLGYEIVKWDGDLGRMSAYQPLSPEVAEEKVRLLQEHYASQRHRPWYDREAFLGLARIRGIECQARYAEAFAVTKLTLNLGE
- a CDS encoding sugar phosphate nucleotidyltransferase, producing MKVVLFCGGYGMRMRNGTSDDVPKPMAMVGPRPLIWHVMRYYAHYGHTEFILCLGYGAHHIKDFFLNYEETTSNDFVLRGGRTELLSTDISDWTITFAQTGIESPIGERLRRVRHHLDGDEMFLANYADVLTDAPLDEMIDRFAARDAGASMMVVPPQSSFHCVELGEDGLVGGITAVADMPLWENGGYFVLRQEVFDHIPENGDLVADGCSGLAKEGRLAAYQHRGFWKPTDTVKERAALDEAYARGDRPWAVWERDNAGVGA
- a CDS encoding class I SAM-dependent methyltransferase; the protein is MTRCRLCGSAALGSVVDLGATPPCESFLTAEQLDRPEPAYPLHLRVCTDCWLAQIPPLITPEETFKEYAYFSSFSTSWVEHARVFVADAVQRAGLGPDSFVVEVASNDGYLLKHVVDRGIRCLGIEPSVNVGAAARDAGVPTLTEFLSPDTGAAVRAEHGPADLVVANNVYAHIPDVVGFTQGLRALVADDGWVSIEVQHLLTLIEENQYDTIYHEHFQYYTVASAIRALASGGLTLVDVELLPTHGGSIRLWARPTAAAGEPSGRVAEVLDREKAAGLQELSGYAEFSARVAKVRRDLLKFLIEAAERGETVVGYGAPGKGNTLLNHCGIRPDLLAYTVDRNPYKHGRYTPGTRIPILPPERIAEDKPDYVLVLPWNLRAELVEQLSFVHEWGGRLVFPIPELSIVEVAR
- a CDS encoding glycosyltransferase, with protein sequence MHVLVVHNRYSSAQPSGENRVVDEEVGLLRAAGHRVELFERRSDDIAARSLLGKAAVPLLVPWNPAVRTELAARLRAERPDVVHVHNVFPLLSPAVLAACADVGVPVVATLHNYTQVCPPGTLHRDGRPCTECVGSAASLPAIRHGCYRNSRLATVPLAVSLSVNRRRWWSGVERFFCISAAQRDLLVRSGMPAERLTVKHNFVPDPGTVRTGAGEHLLFLGRLAEAKGVRLLMAAWDEIAADGGVGVPLVLAGAGPLEREVTAWAAGRDDVRYAGLYDPAEVRKAVARSVAVLAPSMARETFGLVVAEAMAAGVPAVAAGHGGFVELVEDGVTGLLHRPGEPASLASCIRRITAEPDRNQEMGRAARRRYEQGFSPAVGLERLLEEYRTAIAGRSGGGHSAPPVGNDNADSRRVTRASGDGGK